A genome region from Labilibaculum antarcticum includes the following:
- a CDS encoding efflux RND transporter periplasmic adaptor subunit: protein MKKIINNIKGNYKLVIAVLVIGVLLGLVFSGSSDKTMTPSNGIEGHNHESEDPTTWTCSMHPQIKQDKPGKCPICAMELIPLTTMQSSGDDVDPNELVMSESAAKLADIQTMKVQFGVPEKSVRLQGKIHADERNISELTARFGGRIEKLFVNFTGQTVRKGEKLATIYSPDLVTAQRELLEAISFKSSRPSLYQASKGKLKLWSLTDKQIEAIEIKGEPMLYFDVLSPISGTVTMRHVAVGEYIKEGTKLFEVVDLSNLWVMLDAYESDLPWIKMNDKVEFTVQALPGKNYVANVTFIDPFIDAKTRVAKVRAEVSNTNQLLKPEMFVNGSVKSEIGKGLNKLLIPKSAILWTGKRAVVYVKVPNRETPSFLYREIVLGPEAGSFFVVAEGLKENEEIAINGVFKIDAASQLIGLPSMMNPSGGAGSTPHDMSKMDMGASIKSKTLKGDSKSVDEKFKSQLTSVYKAYLNMKDGFIDSDADKVKKTARVVKEDLNKVDMALLKGDSHMLWMKELPTLKKSIGEILKFDNIKKQREAFVTFNQVFYNAIKAFGLNKVTTYYQFCPMANDNKGAYWFSNSEEIKNPYYGEDMIGCGEVKETIK, encoded by the coding sequence ATGAAAAAAATAATCAACAATATAAAAGGGAATTACAAATTAGTAATTGCAGTTTTAGTAATTGGGGTTCTTCTTGGACTTGTGTTTTCAGGATCGTCTGATAAAACGATGACACCTTCAAATGGTATTGAGGGGCACAATCATGAATCTGAAGATCCAACGACCTGGACTTGTTCAATGCATCCACAGATTAAACAAGATAAGCCAGGGAAGTGCCCGATATGTGCAATGGAATTAATACCCCTTACCACTATGCAGTCATCTGGAGATGATGTTGATCCGAATGAACTTGTTATGTCTGAATCTGCAGCTAAATTGGCGGATATTCAAACCATGAAGGTTCAATTTGGAGTTCCTGAAAAATCAGTTCGATTGCAAGGTAAAATTCATGCTGATGAAAGAAATATATCGGAATTAACGGCTCGCTTTGGAGGGAGAATTGAAAAATTATTTGTCAATTTCACAGGACAAACTGTGCGTAAAGGGGAAAAACTAGCTACCATTTATTCTCCAGACTTGGTAACAGCGCAACGTGAATTGTTGGAGGCTATTAGTTTTAAATCTTCACGTCCGTCGTTATACCAGGCTTCTAAAGGAAAACTTAAATTATGGAGTCTTACCGATAAGCAAATTGAGGCGATTGAGATTAAAGGAGAACCGATGCTTTATTTTGATGTATTGTCTCCAATTTCTGGAACGGTTACTATGCGGCATGTTGCTGTTGGTGAATATATAAAGGAAGGAACCAAATTATTTGAAGTGGTTGATCTATCAAACCTTTGGGTGATGCTAGATGCGTATGAAAGTGATTTACCATGGATAAAGATGAATGATAAAGTTGAATTTACAGTTCAGGCTTTACCGGGTAAAAATTATGTGGCCAATGTAACTTTCATCGATCCTTTTATTGATGCTAAAACCAGAGTTGCTAAAGTGAGGGCTGAAGTATCGAATACCAATCAGCTGCTCAAGCCGGAAATGTTTGTGAATGGATCAGTTAAATCTGAAATTGGGAAAGGTCTAAATAAATTACTCATTCCGAAATCAGCCATTCTTTGGACAGGGAAAAGAGCCGTGGTTTATGTGAAAGTTCCGAATCGGGAAACACCATCATTCTTGTATCGTGAAATCGTTTTAGGCCCTGAAGCTGGATCATTCTTTGTTGTTGCAGAAGGCTTGAAGGAAAATGAAGAAATAGCCATTAATGGTGTCTTTAAAATTGATGCTGCATCTCAGCTAATTGGACTTCCTAGCATGATGAACCCCAGTGGTGGAGCAGGTTCTACTCCTCACGATATGTCCAAAATGGATATGGGAGCTTCAATAAAATCTAAGACTCTAAAAGGCGATTCCAAATCGGTTGATGAAAAATTTAAGAGCCAACTAACATCAGTATATAAGGCATACTTGAACATGAAAGACGGGTTTATTGATTCTGATGCAGATAAAGTTAAGAAAACAGCCAGGGTAGTGAAAGAAGATTTGAATAAGGTGGATATGGCTCTGTTAAAAGGAGATTCTCATATGCTTTGGATGAAAGAACTACCTACTTTGAAAAAATCTATTGGCGAGATTCTGAAATTTGATAATATTAAAAAGCAAAGGGAGGCATTTGTTACTTTTAATCAAGTGTTTTATAATGCGATAAAAGCTTTTGGATTAAATAAAGTTACTACTTATTATCAATTCTGTCCAATGGCTAATGATAACAAAGGCGCCTATTGGTTTAGTAATTCTGAAGAAATCAAAAATCCATATTATGGAGAAGATATGATTGGGTGTGGTGAAGTTAAGGAAACTATTAAATAA
- a CDS encoding copper-transporting P-type ATPase, giving the protein MEKKSKKNPDCCSGHAKTVDTIHKVYSCPMKCEGEKVYSSEGRCPVCNMNLKEVNIDLNHAHDRHENIQNTHSEANGKYFCPMHCEGNKMYEKSGDCPVCGMHLVAAEVEGADDDTTYEVMKRKFRVALFLSIPVFIIAMSEFFSFLNLDLIATKYTWGWVEFVLATPVVFYSSGEFFIRGWKSIRTWNPNMWTLILIGVGSAYIFSVIALLMPGIFPDQFKDSVGNVHLYFEAAAVILTLVLLGQMLELKAHSKTNSAIKALLNLAPPIARRVNNGEEEEIPLENVQVGDILRVKPGEKVPVDGIIIAGTAFIDESMITGEPIPSEKYNNDKVTGGTINGKTSFDFKAVKVGSDTLLSQIIEMVNEASRSRAPIQKLADVVARYFVITVIAISLLTFVIWAVWGPEPAYAYAFINAVSVLIIACPCALGLATPVSIMVGTGRGAQSGVLVKNARSIEEMNKVDILIVDKTGTITEGKPSLQSYESFNKLTNIEILQLAASVDTFSEHPVAEAIVKGAKKNDIEFLQIESFESVTGKGVKAEYQGVRIGLGNKRLIEDFGLSLTKEQENRSSQKQLVGQTVMYLIVGSQVEGIISVSDKIKPTSIDAIKRLQKMSVKVLMLTGDNENTAKAVSRELNLDGYVADCLPEDKYNKVKELQEKGHIVAMAGDGINDAPALEQANVGIAMGTGTDIAMQSAEITLIKGDLNGIVRARELSIQVMRNIKQNLFFAFVYNAIGIPIAAGILFPFFGILLSPLIAAAAMSFSSVSVITNALRLRKV; this is encoded by the coding sequence ATGGAAAAGAAGAGTAAAAAGAATCCTGATTGTTGTTCGGGGCACGCTAAAACAGTGGATACGATTCATAAGGTTTATTCTTGTCCTATGAAGTGTGAAGGTGAAAAGGTGTATTCCAGTGAAGGACGTTGCCCGGTTTGCAACATGAATCTTAAGGAAGTAAATATAGATCTGAATCATGCTCATGACAGGCATGAAAATATTCAGAACACACACTCAGAAGCAAATGGTAAATATTTTTGCCCGATGCATTGTGAAGGAAATAAGATGTATGAAAAATCGGGTGATTGTCCTGTATGTGGCATGCATCTGGTGGCTGCAGAGGTTGAGGGGGCTGACGACGACACTACTTATGAAGTGATGAAGCGTAAGTTTCGCGTTGCACTTTTTTTAAGTATTCCGGTTTTCATTATTGCTATGTCGGAGTTTTTCAGTTTTTTGAATTTGGATCTAATAGCTACTAAATATACTTGGGGATGGGTTGAATTTGTTTTAGCAACACCTGTTGTTTTTTATTCCAGTGGAGAGTTTTTTATCCGTGGATGGAAATCCATTCGAACATGGAATCCAAATATGTGGACATTGATACTAATAGGTGTAGGTAGCGCTTATATTTTTAGTGTAATTGCACTCCTTATGCCAGGTATTTTTCCTGATCAGTTTAAGGATTCGGTGGGGAATGTTCATTTGTATTTTGAAGCAGCCGCTGTTATATTGACTTTGGTTTTGCTTGGGCAAATGCTTGAACTGAAGGCACACAGCAAAACTAACTCTGCAATAAAAGCACTTCTTAATCTGGCACCGCCTATTGCTCGTAGGGTCAATAATGGCGAAGAAGAGGAAATTCCACTTGAAAATGTACAGGTTGGTGATATTTTACGTGTAAAACCAGGAGAAAAAGTGCCGGTGGATGGAATCATTATAGCAGGAACAGCTTTTATTGATGAAAGCATGATAACAGGAGAACCTATTCCTTCTGAAAAATATAATAATGATAAAGTTACAGGTGGAACAATTAATGGTAAGACTTCTTTCGATTTTAAAGCAGTGAAGGTTGGTTCCGACACTTTATTATCTCAGATTATTGAGATGGTAAATGAAGCAAGTCGTTCTCGGGCACCAATCCAAAAACTTGCAGATGTGGTAGCCAGGTATTTTGTGATTACAGTTATTGCTATATCACTGCTCACTTTTGTTATCTGGGCGGTATGGGGACCTGAGCCAGCCTATGCATATGCTTTTATAAATGCTGTTTCAGTACTTATTATCGCTTGTCCCTGTGCATTGGGTTTAGCAACTCCAGTTTCAATAATGGTTGGAACCGGACGGGGTGCTCAGTCTGGTGTCTTGGTGAAAAATGCCAGATCGATTGAAGAAATGAATAAGGTAGATATTCTAATTGTCGATAAGACAGGTACGATAACAGAGGGAAAACCTTCTTTACAATCCTATGAATCCTTCAATAAATTAACAAATATCGAGATTCTTCAGTTGGCAGCATCTGTTGACACCTTCAGTGAGCATCCGGTTGCTGAAGCCATTGTGAAGGGAGCGAAAAAAAACGACATCGAATTTTTACAGATTGAAAGTTTTGAATCTGTTACCGGTAAGGGAGTTAAGGCTGAATATCAGGGAGTGAGAATCGGATTGGGAAATAAACGTTTGATTGAGGATTTTGGTCTTAGTCTAACTAAAGAACAGGAAAATAGATCAAGTCAAAAACAATTGGTTGGTCAAACTGTAATGTATTTGATTGTAGGTAGTCAGGTGGAAGGAATCATTAGCGTTTCGGACAAGATTAAGCCAACTTCAATTGACGCGATTAAAAGACTGCAAAAAATGAGCGTAAAGGTATTGATGTTGACTGGTGACAATGAGAATACCGCTAAGGCAGTTTCTCGGGAATTAAATCTGGATGGATACGTGGCAGATTGCCTACCGGAAGATAAATACAATAAGGTAAAAGAACTGCAAGAAAAAGGTCACATCGTGGCAATGGCTGGAGACGGGATTAATGATGCACCTGCTTTGGAACAGGCTAATGTAGGCATTGCTATGGGAACAGGTACCGATATTGCCATGCAGAGTGCCGAAATAACTCTGATTAAAGGTGATCTTAATGGTATTGTTCGTGCAAGGGAGTTAAGCATTCAGGTAATGAGAAATAT
- a CDS encoding TolC family protein: MRKVNIIITALFLLTSSVVFGQQELSAYLNTGAENNPGLQARFKEYMAALEVAPQVKVLPDPQLAFAYFIKPVETRVGPQEFKFSASQMFPWFGTLKAKENIAIQNAKAKYEVFQDVKSKLFSDISANYYNIYFNKKAISVTKENLEILSAFKKLAVIKVEAGLVSAVDEYRIEMEIGDLQNQLDLLTDKQQVLEIAFNNLLNADKSSMVNTPEVLWENNIRFTKEALLDSVKSNNHKLLGIALQQESLKYRKVLADKQGKPSFNLGFDYTIVGKGGNNLAGKDAFIFPKIGITVPLYRNKYKAMINEVVLLETAKEMDKANTLNMLESIFENSWKDYKDGHRRIALYITQLELANISLNLLGTDYATGNKNFEEILRMERKVLKYNLELEKARADKQAAIAFINYLMGK; the protein is encoded by the coding sequence ATGAGAAAAGTAAATATAATTATCACAGCCCTGTTTCTTTTGACCTCCTCAGTTGTTTTTGGTCAGCAGGAACTGTCAGCTTACTTGAATACAGGAGCAGAAAATAACCCGGGATTGCAAGCCCGATTTAAGGAGTATATGGCGGCTTTAGAGGTAGCACCTCAGGTGAAAGTATTGCCTGATCCTCAACTTGCATTCGCTTATTTTATTAAACCTGTTGAAACAAGAGTGGGACCTCAGGAATTTAAATTTTCTGCCTCCCAGATGTTTCCGTGGTTTGGAACACTAAAAGCAAAAGAAAATATTGCTATTCAGAATGCGAAAGCAAAATATGAGGTTTTTCAGGATGTCAAGTCAAAATTATTTAGTGATATCAGTGCAAACTATTACAACATCTATTTTAACAAGAAAGCGATCTCAGTCACTAAGGAGAATCTTGAGATTCTAAGTGCATTTAAAAAGCTGGCTGTTATTAAAGTAGAGGCAGGTTTGGTTTCTGCTGTTGATGAGTATCGAATTGAAATGGAAATTGGTGATTTGCAAAACCAACTGGATCTATTAACAGATAAACAGCAGGTATTGGAAATTGCTTTTAATAATCTATTGAATGCAGATAAATCAAGTATGGTGAATACACCTGAAGTCTTGTGGGAAAACAACATTCGTTTTACAAAAGAAGCCTTGTTGGATTCTGTGAAAAGCAATAATCACAAGTTGTTGGGGATTGCTCTTCAGCAGGAGTCATTGAAATATCGAAAGGTGTTGGCTGACAAGCAAGGCAAACCCAGTTTCAATTTAGGTTTTGATTATACCATTGTCGGAAAGGGAGGTAATAATCTTGCAGGAAAAGATGCCTTTATTTTCCCGAAAATTGGGATTACAGTTCCTCTTTACCGAAACAAATACAAGGCAATGATTAATGAAGTTGTTTTGCTGGAAACCGCCAAAGAGATGGATAAAGCCAATACATTAAACATGTTAGAATCCATATTCGAAAATTCATGGAAAGATTATAAAGATGGACATAGAAGAATTGCTTTGTACATCACTCAGTTAGAATTGGCCAATATATCTTTAAATCTGTTGGGAACCGATTATGCAACAGGGAATAAGAATTTCGAAGAAATTTTAAGAATGGAAAGAAAGGTTCTAAAGTACAATTTGGAGCTGGAAAAAGCCAGAGCAGATAAACAAGCTGCAATTGCATTCATCAACTACTTAATGGGTAAATAA